The sequence CGCCCAAGTTATCCTAGTACAAGACCGCCATATTGTGCTCATAATCGGgaacaatgaaaataacaCCCTAACAATTGCTGAAACTTGTCGTACGCGATCCCTaattacattatcaagCATTCAGCATTGGTCAATACCTCAATACCTcgacaagaaaaaagaaatagacaCGTGTATGTCAAGGCATTAAGAAGGGTATCAGGCCTAGTGCTCGCCTCTTGCCTTCCCAATTTGTTGAACATCTTTGACATataatttgattttgaaatagttATTGGACTTCCATTTTAAATAAAGGCTCTATCATTAActatacagaatatactagtaacgtgAATACTAGTCGATAGACGATAAATTAATACTTTTTCCAATAAAATCTAAACGCATGCAAGTACATAAATAGGCGAAGGTATCTGACCGTAATAATCTTCACGCCAtctatataaataaatgaaaaattcggCTTTTAACTTATATATTAACAATAAGAAAGACAATGTTGCGCTGTGCTTACAGGAAGAATATTATAATTTTGACGAAAAGACCTTAATGAAATGCTTGAGGCTaattaaaatatcaaaattaGAACACGTAGCACTTTTCTTAAGTTCTGTTCCCAAAATTTCAAGGTCAAATGTGTTAACCTTTGGATGCACTTTCATAAAACTCCAAATATCCATCGCACTTAATAGGACGTCCCCTCCAAAAGCATCCACTGTATAATACTGTCTTGGATGGAAACCCTGCCTAATCACCATGCTCGCTGCCGCTGTTTCTATTGCATTAGTGTTTTCAgtaatgaaattatttggCTCCTTTATTTCAGTCCCACTAAACTCCAAAAAGGTACTATCAAGTTCCCCATTAAAGTCACCAAACGTATGAATCTCACTCATTGCATCatttagaaaagaatagCCTGGTATGTCATTTGAGAGATTCGTACAGCCTATGGGATAGAAGGACCGATCAAAGGAATTCAACGGTGACGGCACTGTACAATTCTTTCCAACACACACTGAGAGCAGTTGCTTGAAAAATACGTAGCATTGTTGTATTTCAAGGGAATTATATGTGGAGGAAAGAACCACACTACCATCGAGAGTGTTACATGTGGGCGGTTTTTCTTCACAACAGGCCTTACTAATGTTCCGTTCATCAGAAGGCATGTTCCTCTCAGTCAAAAGACTCCTCAACATAAAATGGAGAAGttcattttccttctttaaTATGTGAATTTGATCATTTGTTACCGTTAGCTGAgcttctttcttctctagTTCTTCTAATCTTTCCAACTTTCGTTTTCTAAATGCGTTTTGGGATGCTCTAAGTTGCGCAGCTCTCTTATTTTTAGGTGGAGTAAGTGAAGGCTTCCTGCCGCCTTTTCTTCCACGCGGTTTTGCCATTATCTTGGTCACTTATCTTCCGTTTTGACATGTTTTTTCAACGGCCGCTCCTTAAAGACCATCCGCATGCTAGAATTATATACTAATATGATTTTGTAAAGATAGGAATATTATAattataattatatttaatttaataagaaaagaaacgaaaaaaaaaaaaaaaatggaattaAAAAGTTTTGCCGTACataaaatattgaaaagactTTTACATTAATGCTGGAACAATAAAGCTTGAGGAGCTCAACCACTAACAATCAATTTA is a genomic window of Saccharomyces cerevisiae S288C chromosome XVI, complete sequence containing:
- the ARR1 gene encoding Arr1p (Transcriptional activator of the basic leucine zipper (bZIP) family; required for transcription of genes involved in resistance to arsenic compounds; directly binds trivalent arsenic (As(III)) as does K. lactis ortholog, KIYAP8), translated to MAKPRGRKGGRKPSLTPPKNKRAAQLRASQNAFRKRKLERLEELEKKEAQLTVTNDQIHILKKENELLHFMLRSLLTERNMPSDERNISKACCEEKPPTCNTLDGSVVLSSTYNSLEIQQCYVFFKQLLSVCVGKNCTVPSPLNSFDRSFYPIGCTNLSNDIPGYSFLNDAMSEIHTFGDFNGELDSTFLEFSGTEIKEPNNFITENTNAIETAAASMVIRQGFHPRQYYTVDAFGGDVLLSAMDIWSFMKVHPKVNTFDLEILGTELKKSATCSNFDILISLKHFIKVFSSKL